A single window of Debaryomyces hansenii CBS767 chromosome F complete sequence DNA harbors:
- a CDS encoding DEHA2F02464p (similar to uniprot|P14922 Saccharomyces cerevisiae YBR112C CYC8 General transcriptional co-repressor acts together with Tup1p), with amino-acid sequence MATSIPVQMTMGNNGHKQANGSIPVPSPQPVAPPTNPSNILMETTAGTWLAIGSLAESLGDVEKALASYDSALRHSPNNPEILTKLANMYRSKDVFFKAAELYEQALNFHPENGETWGLLGHCYLMLDDLQRAYAAYQRALYYLDNPNVPKLWHGIGILYDRYGSLEYAEEAFVRVLELDPNFDKSNEIYFRLGIIYKHQGKLQSALECFQYILTNPPHPLTQPDVWFQIGSVLEQQKDWNGAKEAYEKVLQVNPQHAKVLQQLGCLYSQAEPAPSGNSNQQPFQQDLNIALKYLLQSLEIDQSDAHSWYYLGRVHMIRGDFNAAYEAFQQAVNRDSRNPTFWCSIGVLYYQISQYRDALDAYTRAIRLNPYISEVWYDLGTLYETCNNQISDALDAYRQAERLDPSNPHIKARLDQLIKYQQDGNTQPPQPPPVSQQPKLPQGMILESTQMQQQGPQQPQLLPGHPPPPPSAQQQSQLHQQPPLLQPHQQGPPPPHSLPQPHQISQPNQPAVSPIPPVHQPPPLAQSNPQTSYLPSIPQPSSQIQSSTHTPNQASVKPPSPPPQSSLPPPQNSPPQKSTSIPSIQQNNGTKRDLEDKKDTKVTKKQSKKSAKSQQNSSLNSLANAANNASSAKSETPKTDEREPKSTKQSPKADKESSKSKTEVPQFSSNVTGKKEDEEEETEEKKSSEPVEPPLRRVDEDENYDDD; translated from the coding sequence ATGGCAACGAGTATTCCCGTACAGATGACCATGGGCAATAATGGTCACAAACAGGCCAATGGATCGATTCCAGTTCCGTCACCACAACCAGTGGCACCGCCTACTAATCCGTCGAACATTTTGATGGAAACTACAGCAGGCACATGGCTCGCGATTGGGTCGTTGGCAGAGAGCTTGGGAGACGTAGAAAAAGCGTTGGCGTCGTACGATTCGGCATTAAGACACTCACCTAACAACCCGGAGATCTTGACCAAGTTGGCTAATATGTATAGGTCGAAGGATGTTTTTTTCAAGGCTGCGGAGTTGTATGAACAAGCGTTGAACTTTCACCCAGAGAACGGTGAAACATGGGGTTTATTGGGTCACTGCTACTTGATGTTAGACGATTTGCAAAGGGCATACGCGGCGTATCAAAGAGCCTTATATTACTTGGATAATCCAAATGTTCCTAAGTTATGGCACGGAATTGGTATTTTATACGACAGATATGGTTCGTTAGAATATGCCGAAGAAGCTTTCGTCCGGGTCTTAGAATTGGACCCCAACTTCGacaaatcaaatgaaatttacTTTAGATTGGGGATTATTTATAAGCATCAAGGCAAATTACAGTCCGCGCTTGAATGCTTCCAATACATCTTGACTAATCCTCCACATCCATTAACACAACCGGATGTTTGGTTCCAAATCGGATCTGTATTGGAACAACAAAAGGATTGGAATGGGGCCAAGGAAGCTTACGAAAAGGTGTTACAAGTCAATCCCCAACATGCAAAGGTATTGCAACAATTAGGTTGTTTGTATTCTCAAGCAGAACCCGCACCATCGGGAAACTCCAATCAGCAACCTTTCCAACAAGATTTAAATATCGCCTTGAAGTATTTACTACAATCCTTAGAGATCGACCAATCAGATGCCCACTCATGGTACTACCTTGGTAGAGTTCATATGATTAGAGGGGACTTCAATGCTGCTTATGAAGCTTTCCAACAGGCAGTCAACAGAGACTCCAGAAACCCCACATTTTGGTGTTCTATTGGTGTTTTgtattatcaaatttctcAATATCGCGATGCTTTAGATGCGTATACTAGAGCCATTAGATTGAACCCTTACATCAGTGAGGTTTGGTACGACTTAGGAACATTGTATGAGACTTGtaataatcaaatcagTGATGCGTTAGATGCGTATAGACAGGCCGAAAGGTTAGATCCAAGTAACCCTCATATCAAGGCAAGATTAGatcaattaatcaaatacCAACAAGACGGTAATACTCAACCACCTCAACCGCCACCAGTTAGCCAACAACCGAAATTACCACAGGGGATGATCTTAGAAAGCACACAAATGCAACAACAAGGTCCCCAACAACCCCAATTATTACCAGGGCAcccaccaccaccaccatcAGCGCAACAACAATCACAATTACATCAGCAACCACCTCTTTTACAACCTCATCAACAGGGACCGCCACCTCCACATTCGCTCCCACAACCACATCAAATTTCTCAACCTAACCAGCCTGCAGTTTCACCAATTCCACCTGTCCATCAACCTCCTCCACTTGCCCAATCAAATCCACAAACATCGTACCTTCCAAGTATTCCTCAGCCATCATCGCAAATTCAATCATCCACACATACCCCAAACCAAGCAAGTGTTAAACCACCATCACCACCACCGCAGTCAAGTTTACCTCCACCTCAAAATTCTCCACCCCAAAAGAGTActtcaattccttcaattcaacaaaataatggTACGAAGCGTGATTTGGAAGATAAGAAGGATACCAAGGTCACGAAGAAACAATCAAAGAAGAGTGCGAAGTCACAACAAAATAGCTCTTTAAACTCTTTAGCTAATGCTGCAAATAACGCTAGTTCTGCCAAGTCAGAGACACCAAAGACAGATGAACGTGAACCTAAGTCCACTAAACAAAGTCCAAAAGCTGATAAGGAAAGCTCGAAGTCTAAGACTGAAGTACCtcaattttcttctaaCGTTACTGGTAAAaaagaagacgaagaagaggaaACAGAGGAAAAGAAGTCTTCTGAACCAGTTGAACCACCATTGAGAAGAGTTGATGAGGATGAAAATTACGATGATGATTAA